TGATGAGTCAATAGCTCAATTACGATCAGGGCGGCAAAGCCAATCATGGCAAACCGTCCATTAATTAGCTCTGCATATCTCGTCCAACCGAAGGCGGGGGCTGGTTCCAGGGGCTGCTCGGTGTCTGGTTCTGGTACGTTCTGAACCGGGGTATCGTTGGTCATACGCGATGTTGAAGAAAAACTCAATGAAAGGGAGGAACAGTATGCGGGACTCGACCCCCATGATACGTCCTCGAAGTCGCGCAGGCGAGCGCTAGTGAGATGAACCCGCCGTAGATTCTGCGGTTTCCTGTGCTTTGACCGCGTTAATGAGCGATCGCACCTCGTCTGTGCCCTCTGACGGATCAAAGCCCAGGGGAAGCTTGCCTTTTGCTAACATTCTTAACCCCAATGGCCCCAGACTTATCAACCCACGCCAATCCCGAAACGAATTGCCAACAACTTCTAAACCAAACCGACGTTCATCAATCCAACCACCCTCCTTAACCAAATCAATCAAAACCTTGCGGTGACGAATCGGGCGACTATCCTGAGCTGTTTTGCGGTCTAGAATCTCCTGCTTGATCTTGCTGATCTGATCCATAGGCGCTACATCCATCGGGCAAACCGAATTGCAGTAGTAGCAGCGAGTGCAGCCCCAAACTCCGGTTGTGTCCTGGTTATAGGCTTCAAGACGCTCCTCAGTGGTGCTATCCCGTGAATCTTCAACCATCCGGTACGCTTTGGCGAGGGCGTGGGGGCCGACAAAATTAGGATTAACCTCGCGGGCATTGCATTCGGAATAGCACGCACCGCACAAAATACAGTTTCCAGTTTGATTGAGGCGATCGCGCTCTTCAGGGGTTTGGAGAAATTCCCGTTCGGGAATCCGCCGTGCTTCTGTACTAACGTAGGGATTCACCACTTCTAGGTTGTCCCAGAAGCTAGCCATATCCACCACCAAATCCCGAATAACGGGCATATTTCCCATCGGAGCGATCGTCATCGTGGGCACACTATCCGAGGGCGAAATTGCGTTTAGCCGTGTAACCTCGCTGCCAATATTTTCCTTACACGCTAGGGTCGAGCGTCCGTTAATCCGCATAGAGCAACTGCCGCAAATCGTATTCCGACAGTTTTTCCGAAATGATAAGCTACCGTCTTGCTCCCATTTAATCTGGTTTAGACAGTCGAGGATGGTATTTCCCGGAGCAGCGTCTAATTCATAGGGTTGAACGTAGGGAGCACCGTTTTCGTCCTGTCGTAAAATCTCAAATCGAACCTGCATGGTGATGGATCCAAATCAGTGAAGTGCTGGACTTGATTGCCCTGCCTTCTACTCTAAACTGAATGCTCAAAGACTGGCGTTAGGACGCAAAGAGTTGCAACACTGATTGACTGACAAAACTCACACAACCCTGATTCTCTCGTAGGTTGGGTGAG
This DNA window, taken from Synechococcales cyanobacterium T60_A2020_003, encodes the following:
- a CDS encoding high light inducible protein, with the protein product MTNDTPVQNVPEPDTEQPLEPAPAFGWTRYAELINGRFAMIGFAALIVIELLTHQDFFSWIGLR
- a CDS encoding succinate dehydrogenase/fumarate reductase iron-sulfur subunit, which translates into the protein MQVRFEILRQDENGAPYVQPYELDAAPGNTILDCLNQIKWEQDGSLSFRKNCRNTICGSCSMRINGRSTLACKENIGSEVTRLNAISPSDSVPTMTIAPMGNMPVIRDLVVDMASFWDNLEVVNPYVSTEARRIPEREFLQTPEERDRLNQTGNCILCGACYSECNAREVNPNFVGPHALAKAYRMVEDSRDSTTEERLEAYNQDTTGVWGCTRCYYCNSVCPMDVAPMDQISKIKQEILDRKTAQDSRPIRHRKVLIDLVKEGGWIDERRFGLEVVGNSFRDWRGLISLGPLGLRMLAKGKLPLGFDPSEGTDEVRSLINAVKAQETAESTAGSSH